In Chryseobacterium lactis, a single genomic region encodes these proteins:
- a CDS encoding bestrophin family protein, translating to MLLNRKISIWYFVNEIKAQIILICVFAISIGLLDMLPTFKKVSLPLSIPALVGTAVSVLLAFRTAQSYERWWEARTVWGGIVNDSRSLLRQFIQFAPENPKYEIREFADRQIVWTYALGESLRNQQFSPNVQAYLNIHQIKALNIPNAILDKHSETIKQLATTGAISDIQQVQLNETIARLCDSMGKCERIKNTVFPRSYSLLVHTLIYVFAAILPFGLEDSQLTVEIVMTILIPTLFIAIEKTAIIMQDPFEDTPVDIPMTSLAQTIEINLLEMIGEKDIPAKPKSDSYYAM from the coding sequence ATGTTATTAAATCGAAAAATATCAATTTGGTACTTTGTAAATGAAATCAAGGCACAGATTATTCTGATCTGTGTCTTTGCTATATCCATTGGTTTACTGGATATGCTACCGACTTTCAAAAAAGTATCCCTGCCATTGAGTATCCCTGCATTGGTAGGAACTGCGGTTTCCGTACTCCTCGCTTTTAGAACAGCACAGTCCTATGAACGCTGGTGGGAAGCAAGAACTGTCTGGGGTGGCATTGTAAATGATTCAAGAAGCTTGCTGAGGCAGTTCATTCAGTTTGCACCCGAAAATCCAAAATACGAAATTAGGGAGTTTGCTGACAGACAGATCGTCTGGACCTACGCATTGGGCGAATCCCTACGAAATCAGCAATTTTCGCCCAATGTTCAGGCTTACCTGAACATCCATCAAATAAAAGCGCTAAATATACCGAACGCAATCCTGGATAAACACTCTGAGACTATCAAGCAGCTTGCTACTACAGGGGCAATTTCAGATATTCAACAGGTTCAGCTAAATGAAACAATCGCCAGGTTATGTGATAGCATGGGTAAGTGCGAACGTATTAAGAACACCGTTTTTCCAAGATCATACAGTCTGCTGGTGCATACGTTGATTTATGTTTTTGCTGCCATTTTACCCTTCGGGCTCGAAGATTCTCAGCTAACTGTCGAGATAGTAATGACTATCCTCATTCCTACGCTCTTTATTGCCATCGAAAAAACAGCCATCATTATGCAAGATCCTTTTGAGGATACGCCTGTGGATATACCAATGACTTCACTGGCGCAGACGATTGAGATAAACTTATTGGAGATGATCGGAGAAAAAGATATTCCGGCAAAGCCTAAAAGCGATTCTTATTATGCAATGTAG
- a CDS encoding Pycsar system effector family protein, with translation MIDYKELTTLAETEVITIFESNLHPELIYHNLQHTISVVTAAEIMATHYQYEERSKALLLTAAWFHDIGYLKTKGENHEIISAEIAEEFLKKNDAPDDDIQYVKRCILSTKIPQNPQSEEEKIVCDADLSHFSLSDFLEYNNRLWKEREKILEKNIPQEEWMTDTLSFMSSHSYFTTYADSNYTNGKQSNINIIKEILNKNKQENPLALKKEKVEKPSKGIETMFRIASGNNQRMADMADKKAHILITVNSIIMSIVFSQLLKKLEVHSYLNIPIYILLSINLISMFFSLLATRPNLSPGKFSQKDLEEKKVNLIFFGNYYRMPFDNYYQGMKIVMGDHDYLYQTLTKDVYAQGIVLSKKYKLLRISYSVFMFGIVISALSFVIATVLLG, from the coding sequence ATGATAGACTATAAAGAACTTACTACTCTCGCCGAAACTGAAGTAATAACAATTTTCGAATCCAATCTGCATCCTGAGCTTATCTATCATAATCTTCAGCATACTATTTCTGTGGTAACCGCTGCGGAAATAATGGCGACTCATTACCAATATGAAGAAAGATCAAAGGCGCTTCTGTTGACAGCAGCCTGGTTTCATGATATAGGTTATTTAAAAACAAAAGGTGAAAACCATGAAATAATAAGCGCAGAAATCGCTGAGGAGTTTTTAAAGAAGAATGATGCTCCCGATGATGATATACAGTACGTGAAAAGATGCATCCTGTCCACAAAAATTCCACAAAACCCACAATCTGAGGAAGAAAAAATAGTATGCGATGCCGATTTATCTCACTTTTCCTTATCTGATTTTCTCGAATATAATAACAGACTTTGGAAGGAAAGAGAAAAAATATTGGAAAAAAATATTCCTCAGGAAGAATGGATGACCGATACCCTGAGTTTTATGTCCTCCCATTCTTATTTTACAACCTATGCAGATTCTAACTACACCAATGGAAAACAAAGCAACATTAACATTATCAAAGAGATATTAAATAAAAATAAACAGGAAAATCCTTTAGCCTTAAAAAAAGAAAAGGTTGAAAAGCCTAGTAAAGGCATTGAAACCATGTTCCGGATCGCTTCGGGAAACAATCAGAGAATGGCAGATATGGCAGATAAAAAAGCCCATATTTTGATCACAGTCAATTCTATTATTATGTCCATTGTTTTCAGTCAGCTATTAAAAAAACTGGAAGTTCACTCCTATTTAAATATCCCGATTTACATCCTGTTATCTATAAATCTTATTTCAATGTTTTTTTCGCTTCTGGCCACCCGTCCCAACCTTTCTCCGGGAAAGTTCAGTCAAAAAGACCTGGAAGAAAAAAAGGTAAATCTTATATTTTTTGGAAACTATTACCGGATGCCTTTTGACAATTATTACCAGGGAATGAAAATCGTAATGGGAGATCATGATTATTTATATCAAACATTAACTAAAGATGTTTATGCACAGGGAATAGTTTTAAGCAAGAAGTACAAACTTTTGCGGATTTCTTACAGCGTGTTCATGTTTGGAATTGTTATATCCGCCCTCAGTTTCGTTATTGCCACTGTTCTTTTAGGTTAA
- a CDS encoding polyphosphate kinase, translating to MTFNHLAVGQFNLMTFLLEMIDREIQNHKMGKPAGIIIKVNNLEEIIIISKLYEASQAGVKVELIVRSICCLIPEMPGQSKNIKVTRIIDRYLEHGRIFIFKNEGKNDILIGSSDIMNRSMYDRIEVLCPVYSPQLKYEILEIIKIQMSDNVKATEINIKLDNKPVQSNGLGIRSQYDIYNHISRNFTE from the coding sequence TTGACTTTTAACCACCTAGCGGTAGGACAATTTAACCTGATGACCTTTCTTTTGGAAATGATTGATCGGGAAATACAGAACCATAAAATGGGAAAACCTGCAGGAATCATTATAAAAGTAAATAATCTTGAGGAAATCATCATCATCAGCAAGTTGTATGAAGCATCACAAGCAGGCGTAAAGGTTGAACTTATCGTAAGAAGCATTTGCTGCCTCATTCCTGAAATGCCGGGACAAAGTAAAAATATAAAAGTAACCAGAATTATAGATCGTTATCTGGAACATGGCCGGATTTTCATTTTTAAAAATGAAGGAAAAAATGATATCCTCATCGGATCATCAGATATCATGAACCGCAGCATGTATGATCGGATTGAGGTACTATGCCCTGTGTACTCTCCCCAATTAAAATATGAAATACTGGAAATCATAAAAATTCAAATGAGTGACAATGTGAAAGCAACAGAAATCAATATAAAACTGGATAATAAACCGGTTCAGTCTAATGGCCTCGGTATTCGTTCACAATATGACATCTATAATCATATCAGCCGCAACTTTACCGAGTAA
- a CDS encoding RteC domain-containing protein — MIEYCQKLITELDEETNFYSSEIGDTLQLSEKLIELTLKKISLLKRFIDDKGFEKTEDEIYFFKELKPKIVSKLIYYNAIYKIESKRPYGGERNIKKYLNNELSKLKRFFDNNLEFYKYYRTNSNYLDHKYFVRGNFDIKLNLDTFFFESDHSFSTSHDYKVSKIIANDLIQVYLEDKLINTLGLPLVKENKEQKIKWTASKSALVELIYALNAYGAFNEGRSDIKEISRTFETMFDVELGDIYHIYLELRNRKINRVKFLDNLKTELLKRMEELD, encoded by the coding sequence GTGATTGAATATTGCCAAAAACTTATTACCGAACTCGATGAAGAAACCAATTTTTATTCTTCTGAAATTGGAGACACCCTCCAATTGTCGGAAAAGCTCATAGAACTGACTTTAAAGAAGATTTCATTGTTAAAAAGGTTTATCGATGATAAAGGTTTTGAAAAAACTGAAGATGAAATCTACTTCTTTAAAGAATTGAAGCCTAAGATTGTTTCTAAGCTGATATATTACAATGCCATTTATAAGATTGAATCTAAGCGTCCTTACGGAGGAGAACGAAATATTAAAAAATACTTGAATAATGAGCTTTCCAAACTGAAAAGATTTTTTGATAATAATCTTGAATTTTATAAATATTACCGCACTAACAGTAATTATCTTGATCACAAATATTTTGTACGGGGGAATTTCGATATCAAACTTAATCTGGATACTTTCTTTTTCGAGTCAGATCATTCTTTTTCGACATCCCATGACTATAAAGTTTCAAAGATCATAGCTAATGACCTTATACAGGTTTATCTGGAGGACAAACTAATAAATACTCTAGGTCTACCACTAGTGAAAGAAAACAAGGAGCAGAAAATTAAATGGACGGCAAGTAAATCTGCACTGGTAGAACTTATATATGCACTAAATGCCTACGGAGCATTCAATGAAGGACGGTCAGACATTAAAGAGATATCCAGGACATTTGAAACTATGTTTGATGTTGAATTGGGGGATATCTACCATATCTATCTGGAACTGAGAAATAGGAAAATTAACAGAGTGAAATTCCTTGACAATTTAAAAACTGAATTGTTAAAACGAATGGAAGAATTGGATTAA
- a CDS encoding TonB-dependent receptor plug domain-containing protein, giving the protein MVLWSGKGFSQTDTTRRQDSLRSEQLQEVIVISQRNLKDNTTKPLATLDHYLEKSGMVNMIRRGSYAWEPFLNGMATERSVITIDGMRIYAACTDKMDPITSYVEVTNLARATIHSGSASSTGGSTIAGTLDLVRKKGSFGQSALNGMAFTGFETNNKQKIVGGSLNYSHPKFFSDVDFTIRDAVNYRAGGGQEIQYSQFTKYNISAQAGYKIKEHQQIEASLIYDKALDVGYPALPMDVSLAKALIGSVSYTRHHISPLIYQWQTKVYYNDVTHVMDDTKRPNVPIRMDMPGWSKTAGFYSMLQGTSNRHDWKANLSGHYNKSLAEMTMFSNTPNEKDMFMLTWPGVQTYYGDLFIEDKYALSDRWNATFSAGLAVHHNNIDNQFGLESLRIFYPEMPGSKIRLLKRLSASVRHDAANWSYTFGAAYGERAPSVSEGYGFYLFNSFDRFDYIGNPNMRNEKSTSVNASLAYQKAAFTAKISGSYFYIDDYILGRPRNGLSVMTIGAYGIKVYEQLKYATILNTSIDLGYQVTKEFLWTGQLGYRRGTGENGLLLPLMQPFTYNSGVTFFRKSFSADASINGSSSHTRYNPEFGEKGLPAYAVFNLSLANRFKFNGPQALTLKTGVENLFDRNYTTFADWNRIPRIGRNFFINLIWNF; this is encoded by the coding sequence ATGGTGTTGTGGTCAGGGAAAGGTTTTTCCCAGACAGATACAACACGGAGACAAGATTCACTCCGATCTGAACAGTTACAGGAGGTTATCGTTATATCCCAACGCAACCTGAAAGATAACACAACCAAGCCTCTGGCAACACTGGACCATTACCTTGAAAAGTCTGGTATGGTCAATATGATCAGACGGGGCAGCTATGCCTGGGAACCTTTTCTGAACGGTATGGCTACAGAACGCAGTGTCATCACCATTGATGGTATGAGGATCTACGCTGCTTGCACTGACAAGATGGACCCTATTACATCTTATGTTGAGGTTACCAATCTGGCAAGAGCGACCATCCACAGCGGATCTGCCAGTTCAACGGGTGGATCAACCATCGCCGGGACCCTGGATCTTGTCAGAAAAAAGGGTTCATTTGGTCAGAGCGCATTGAACGGCATGGCTTTTACCGGATTTGAGACTAACAATAAACAAAAAATAGTAGGAGGATCTCTGAATTACTCACATCCTAAATTCTTCTCAGATGTAGACTTCACCATTCGGGACGCAGTTAATTATCGTGCAGGGGGCGGTCAGGAGATACAGTACTCACAGTTTACCAAATACAATATCTCAGCACAGGCTGGTTATAAAATAAAAGAACACCAACAAATAGAGGCGTCATTAATCTATGACAAGGCATTAGATGTAGGTTACCCCGCATTGCCCATGGATGTTTCCCTTGCCAAAGCACTTATTGGTTCAGTCTCCTACACCCGTCATCACATATCGCCGCTGATATATCAATGGCAGACCAAGGTTTATTACAATGATGTTACACATGTCATGGACGATACTAAACGGCCCAATGTACCCATTAGAATGGATATGCCAGGATGGAGTAAGACTGCTGGCTTTTATTCGATGTTGCAGGGCACTTCCAACCGGCATGACTGGAAAGCTAACCTCAGTGGTCATTATAACAAATCATTGGCTGAGATGACCATGTTTTCGAATACGCCAAACGAAAAAGACATGTTCATGCTGACGTGGCCGGGAGTACAGACCTATTACGGAGACCTGTTCATTGAAGACAAGTATGCGCTATCTGATAGATGGAATGCAACATTTAGTGCGGGACTGGCGGTACATCATAATAACATCGATAATCAATTTGGACTGGAAAGCTTAAGGATATTTTATCCTGAGATGCCCGGCAGCAAAATCCGGTTACTGAAAAGGCTTTCAGCTTCCGTTAGACATGATGCCGCTAATTGGAGCTATACTTTTGGTGCGGCTTATGGAGAGCGTGCTCCAAGTGTCTCAGAAGGTTATGGCTTCTATCTTTTCAACAGTTTTGACCGATTTGATTATATCGGCAACCCTAATATGCGTAATGAAAAATCCACAAGTGTAAATGCAAGTCTAGCCTATCAGAAAGCAGCCTTTACGGCCAAAATTAGTGGTTCGTACTTCTATATAGATGATTACATTTTAGGCAGACCAAGAAACGGCCTGAGCGTAATGACAATTGGTGCCTATGGGATAAAAGTATACGAACAGCTAAAATACGCTACCATCCTCAATACTTCCATTGACTTAGGGTACCAGGTTACAAAGGAATTTCTATGGACCGGCCAATTGGGATATCGGAGAGGTACGGGCGAAAATGGCCTGTTATTGCCATTGATGCAACCATTTACCTATAATTCGGGTGTAACATTTTTCAGAAAATCCTTCTCCGCTGATGCGTCAATCAACGGCTCTTCCAGCCATACACGTTACAACCCTGAGTTTGGTGAAAAAGGTTTGCCTGCGTACGCTGTCTTTAATCTTTCTCTCGCCAATCGCTTTAAATTCAATGGCCCACAAGCACTTACTTTGAAAACAGGGGTGGAGAACCTATTCGATCGTAACTATACGACTTTTGCGGATTGGAACAGAATTCCTAGAATTGGCAGAAACTTTTTTATAAATCTGATATGGAACTTCTAA
- a CDS encoding restriction endonuclease has protein sequence MQKDKDIYILKASGQRVAFDSNKLRQSLSRSGAPPQQVELVLQKVQDKLIDGMATRDIYKTAFKWLRKIAKPASARYNLKKAIMALGPTGFPFEKLTSAILESMGYSTRTGVIVPGHCVKHEIDVIATKDDHHIMIECKFHNRQGFVSDVKIPLYIQSRFLDVEKQWQDSGCHGPQFHQSWIVTNGRFSEDAIQYGTCMKMSLVGWDYPRDKGLKDLIDRSGLYPVTCLISLTERDKKVLLANDIIVCSTLLQQQEMLIQIGLTPAKIREVVNECRMLCEQTK, from the coding sequence ATGCAAAAAGACAAAGATATTTACATCTTAAAAGCTTCCGGTCAGCGCGTGGCTTTTGACAGTAATAAATTAAGACAGTCACTGTCCCGGTCTGGAGCGCCTCCGCAGCAGGTTGAGCTTGTTCTGCAAAAAGTGCAGGACAAGCTTATCGATGGAATGGCGACCCGAGATATCTACAAGACGGCTTTCAAATGGCTAAGAAAAATAGCAAAACCTGCTTCGGCCAGATATAACCTGAAAAAGGCGATCATGGCGCTGGGCCCTACTGGTTTTCCATTTGAAAAACTTACCTCAGCGATATTAGAATCTATGGGATATAGCACACGAACAGGAGTAATTGTTCCGGGGCATTGTGTAAAACACGAAATAGATGTGATAGCGACTAAAGATGATCATCATATTATGATAGAATGCAAGTTCCATAATCGGCAAGGATTTGTTAGTGATGTCAAAATTCCGTTGTACATCCAGTCAAGATTTCTCGATGTGGAAAAACAGTGGCAAGATAGCGGTTGTCACGGTCCCCAGTTTCATCAAAGCTGGATAGTGACCAATGGCCGCTTTTCTGAAGATGCAATTCAGTACGGTACATGTATGAAAATGTCTTTGGTCGGATGGGATTATCCAAGAGATAAAGGGCTGAAGGACCTCATAGACCGTTCCGGGCTGTATCCGGTAACCTGCCTGATCTCCTTAACAGAGAGGGATAAAAAGGTTCTGTTGGCTAATGATATAATTGTGTGCAGCACTTTATTACAACAACAGGAAATGTTAATCCAGATAGGTCTGACACCGGCAAAGATCCGGGAAGTGGTTAATGAGTGCCGTATGCTTTGTGAACAAACAAAATAG
- a CDS encoding AAA family ATPase, with amino-acid sequence MDTINHKEIKTNWYVITGGPCTGKTTVIELLAERGYATIAEQARHYIDTQKIKGRTIEEIKSNKEQFQMDILNMQISEESTLDVNQVAFLDRALPDAMAYYEFLGIEYDARLVTMCKKFCYQKVFILDRLPLINDYARLEDEDEQIRIHNLIIDVYNRSPCPVIQVPVLPPDERVDFILRNL; translated from the coding sequence ATGGACACCATCAACCATAAAGAAATCAAGACAAATTGGTACGTAATTACCGGGGGACCGTGTACAGGTAAAACCACTGTAATAGAACTGCTGGCAGAACGGGGATATGCGACTATTGCCGAACAGGCAAGACATTATATTGACACCCAAAAGATAAAGGGCCGTACGATAGAAGAAATAAAAAGCAACAAGGAGCAATTTCAAATGGATATTCTGAACATGCAGATTAGTGAGGAATCAACGCTGGACGTAAACCAAGTGGCTTTTTTGGATAGGGCGTTGCCGGACGCGATGGCATACTATGAATTTCTTGGTATTGAATATGACGCAAGACTTGTGACAATGTGTAAGAAGTTCTGTTATCAGAAAGTATTTATCCTTGACAGACTTCCGTTGATCAATGATTACGCTAGACTGGAAGATGAGGATGAGCAGATTCGAATTCATAACCTGATCATCGATGTTTATAACCGCTCCCCATGCCCAGTGATCCAGGTTCCGGTATTGCCACCCGATGAACGTGTTGATTTCATCCTTCGTAATCTTTAA
- a CDS encoding heavy metal translocating P-type ATPase yields the protein MEHKHKYDARGKQICCTQTEKVYTKAGAKELVKEEHQKNDGHDHGHSDDDGHDHSSASGSPFKMFLPSILSLLLLLIAIAFDNWMPQEWFKGTVRFVWYLVAYGIVGFPVIKDAVKSISKGEVFSEFFLMSIATIGAFFIGEYPEGVAVMLFYAVGEVFQTLAVSRAQSNIKALLDQRPDEVTILENNQTKVIKAEEAQIGMTIQLRPGEKLGLDGELLTDTASFNTAALTGESKPDTKNKGETVLAGMINLNTVAQVKVTTAYTDSKLSKILELVQNATSQKAPTELFIRKFAKVYTPIVVFLAIGICLLPYFFVDTYVFNDWLYRALVFLVISCPCALVISIPLGYFGGIGAASRNGILFKGSNFLDAMAAIQNVVMDKTGTMTEGVFKVQEVIFNPEFDKDEILKLVNAIESLSTHPVATAIHEYVGDIDNSIKLENTEEIAGHGLKARINGKELLVGNFKLMDKFNIKYDVDPSSIVYTTIAVANDGKFVGYITIADSIKEDSQQTIDLLHKLNIKVTMLSGDKTTVVKFVADKLGIDNAFGDLLPEDKVNRVKEIKTKNETVAFVGDGVNDAPVVALSDVGIAMGGLGSDATIETADVVIQDDRPSKIPIAINIGKKTKKIVWQNITLAFVVKGIVLVLGAGGLATMWEAVFADVGVSLIAILNAIRIQRMKF from the coding sequence ATGGAACACAAGCACAAATACGACGCCCGGGGCAAACAGATTTGTTGTACACAGACCGAAAAGGTCTATACCAAAGCGGGCGCAAAAGAATTGGTGAAAGAAGAACACCAAAAAAATGACGGACACGATCATGGTCATAGCGATGATGATGGTCACGACCACAGTAGTGCCAGCGGGAGTCCATTTAAAATGTTTCTTCCATCCATCCTTTCCCTGTTACTCTTACTTATTGCCATAGCATTCGATAACTGGATGCCTCAGGAATGGTTTAAAGGAACAGTGAGGTTTGTTTGGTATCTGGTAGCCTATGGAATCGTAGGTTTCCCTGTTATTAAAGATGCTGTTAAAAGTATTTCGAAAGGTGAAGTATTCTCGGAGTTTTTTCTGATGAGCATTGCAACAATAGGTGCTTTTTTTATAGGGGAATATCCTGAAGGAGTAGCAGTAATGTTGTTCTATGCAGTTGGTGAAGTCTTTCAAACACTGGCGGTTTCAAGAGCACAAAGCAATATAAAAGCCTTACTGGATCAACGCCCGGATGAAGTAACCATTCTTGAAAACAATCAGACTAAAGTTATTAAAGCTGAAGAAGCACAGATCGGCATGACAATTCAATTAAGACCGGGAGAAAAGCTTGGACTTGATGGGGAACTACTCACGGATACTGCTTCTTTTAATACTGCCGCACTGACAGGTGAAAGTAAACCGGATACAAAAAATAAAGGGGAAACAGTACTTGCAGGCATGATCAACCTGAATACCGTTGCCCAGGTTAAAGTAACTACCGCTTATACGGATAGCAAGCTGAGTAAGATTTTGGAACTGGTCCAGAATGCAACGTCTCAGAAAGCACCTACAGAACTTTTTATCAGGAAGTTTGCGAAAGTATATACACCTATCGTTGTTTTTCTGGCAATAGGCATCTGTTTGCTTCCTTATTTCTTCGTAGACACCTATGTGTTCAATGACTGGCTGTACAGGGCTTTAGTCTTCCTTGTAATTTCATGCCCTTGCGCACTGGTAATTTCTATTCCTTTAGGCTATTTCGGTGGTATTGGTGCTGCCAGCCGTAATGGTATTTTATTTAAAGGCAGTAACTTCCTTGACGCCATGGCGGCCATACAGAATGTGGTGATGGATAAGACCGGGACGATGACCGAAGGCGTGTTTAAAGTACAGGAAGTAATCTTTAATCCTGAATTCGATAAAGATGAAATTCTAAAACTCGTAAATGCCATCGAAAGCCTTAGTACCCACCCTGTGGCAACAGCCATACACGAGTATGTGGGAGATATTGACAATTCCATAAAATTGGAAAATACGGAAGAGATTGCCGGTCACGGGTTGAAAGCCCGGATTAATGGAAAAGAGTTACTGGTCGGGAATTTTAAACTGATGGACAAGTTCAATATCAAATACGATGTGGACCCCTCATCAATCGTCTACACAACTATCGCAGTAGCCAACGATGGTAAATTTGTTGGCTACATTACCATTGCTGACAGTATAAAAGAAGACTCGCAACAGACGATTGATTTGCTGCATAAGCTCAATATCAAAGTAACAATGTTGAGCGGAGATAAAACTACGGTTGTCAAATTTGTTGCCGATAAGCTGGGAATCGATAATGCATTCGGGGACCTGTTACCTGAAGACAAAGTGAACCGGGTAAAAGAAATCAAAACTAAGAACGAAACGGTAGCATTTGTTGGAGATGGCGTAAATGACGCACCTGTAGTAGCCCTAAGTGATGTAGGTATTGCTATGGGGGGGCTAGGAAGCGATGCAACGATTGAAACCGCTGATGTAGTTATTCAAGATGACAGACCATCTAAAATTCCTATTGCAATCAATATCGGAAAGAAAACCAAGAAAATAGTGTGGCAGAATATAACACTGGCATTTGTAGTAAAAGGCATCGTTCTGGTCTTGGGTGCGGGCGGTCTGGCTACAATGTGGGAAGCTGTCTTTGCTGACGTGGGCGTATCATTGATTGCCATATTAAATGCCATCAGGATACAGCGAATGAAGTTTTAG
- a CDS encoding phosphatase PAP2 family protein, with protein MISRIILIFFLLTTSKLTIAQDNVMTTEQPDSIVNDSNNYKLGYRKLILPVSLISAGAISFAIPPMKELDLSAKIEVAHDRPGKTTLDNYTQYFPAVMVYGLNLAGIKGKHGFKDRTIIYATSQLISAAIVTPAKNLIAEERPDGSNRKSFPSGHAATAFSTAHFMYREYRDNNLLLSLSGYPFAAFTGVYRVLNNKHWMTDVVAGAGVGILSTELAYWLYPKMNTLISGKKKNNKSVVVPYYQSKGLGMSYLLVF; from the coding sequence ATGATTTCAAGAATAATTTTAATTTTTTTTTTACTTACCACATCTAAACTAACCATAGCTCAGGATAATGTGATGACGACCGAACAGCCGGATTCGATTGTTAACGATTCGAATAATTATAAGTTAGGTTATCGTAAACTCATTCTTCCGGTGTCGTTAATCTCGGCTGGCGCAATCAGTTTCGCCATTCCGCCAATGAAAGAACTGGATCTCTCTGCCAAGATAGAGGTTGCCCATGACAGGCCTGGAAAGACAACGTTAGACAATTATACCCAATATTTTCCAGCGGTAATGGTGTATGGATTGAATTTGGCCGGGATAAAGGGTAAGCACGGTTTTAAAGACCGTACAATTATCTATGCAACTTCCCAACTGATATCGGCCGCTATCGTTACACCCGCGAAAAACCTAATTGCAGAAGAAAGACCAGATGGTTCCAATAGAAAATCATTTCCGTCTGGTCATGCAGCCACAGCGTTCTCAACTGCGCATTTTATGTACAGGGAATATAGGGATAACAATTTGCTGTTGAGTTTGTCGGGTTATCCGTTTGCTGCGTTTACGGGTGTATACAGAGTCTTGAACAACAAACATTGGATGACAGATGTGGTTGCGGGAGCTGGAGTCGGAATTCTTTCAACCGAACTCGCTTATTGGCTATATCCAAAGATGAATACCCTGATAAGCGGAAAGAAAAAGAATAACAAAAGTGTGGTCGTTCCATATTATCAGTCGAAAGGGCTTGGAATGTCTTATCTGTTGGTTTTTTAA
- a CDS encoding DUF6660 family protein, with protein sequence MKWKATIFLVYIMALFLVPCSDANNSCESSVGVTKVTSHDHDQDKDDSCTPFCQCACCSVSVASFNFELPEFGILTHIFTSKKVVIRDSSFISHYSGTIWQPPKFNV encoded by the coding sequence ATGAAATGGAAGGCAACAATATTTTTGGTTTACATCATGGCACTTTTTCTAGTACCATGTAGTGATGCGAATAATAGTTGCGAAAGTTCTGTCGGAGTTACGAAAGTAACATCTCACGATCATGACCAGGACAAAGATGATTCCTGCACACCTTTTTGTCAGTGTGCCTGCTGTAGTGTTTCAGTAGCATCTTTCAATTTTGAACTGCCAGAATTTGGTATTCTTACACACATATTTACTTCTAAAAAAGTTGTTATCAGGGATTCTAGCTTTATATCCCACTACTCTGGTACAATCTGGCAACCGCCGAAATTTAACGTTTAA
- a CDS encoding MgtC/SapB family protein, translated as MDINFELLLSAKLLLALLLGSIVGIEREKEQQNMGIRTFACICVASCLFVSVAAHLTEDRSATARMLAAIATGLGFIGAGIGFRSEKGMPTGLTTAAGLWTIAAVGIAIALNMFVLAVSATAITLLIFGMNQFAWYKRFIKKLSNNKNSDHETE; from the coding sequence ATGGATATCAATTTTGAACTCTTACTCTCGGCCAAACTTTTGTTGGCTCTTCTGTTAGGAAGCATTGTAGGTATTGAACGGGAAAAAGAACAACAGAATATGGGCATCAGGACTTTTGCCTGTATCTGTGTTGCTTCATGCCTCTTTGTATCTGTTGCTGCCCATCTAACGGAAGACAGATCCGCAACCGCCAGAATGCTGGCAGCGATTGCTACCGGACTGGGCTTCATAGGTGCAGGCATAGGTTTTCGTAGCGAGAAAGGTATGCCAACAGGCTTAACTACGGCAGCTGGCCTATGGACAATTGCTGCCGTCGGAATAGCAATCGCACTGAATATGTTTGTACTGGCTGTATCAGCAACAGCTATTACCCTGCTGATTTTTGGCATGAATCAATTTGCATGGTACAAGAGATTTATTAAAAAATTATCTAACAACAAGAACAGCGATCATGAAACAGAATAA